The region CCAGGTCGGGCAGGGTGTGGTCTTCCAGCTCGCGCAGGAGGTCGTCGCCCTGGACGCTCGGCTGGGTCGGGCGTCGCGTCGGGTCGGGCCAGTAGTGCCGGCGCTGGAACGGGTACGTGGGCAGTTCCACCGGCCGGGGGTCGGCGCCGGACAGCGCGACCTCCCAGGTGACGGGCAGACCGCGTACCCAGGCTTCGGCGAGCGCGCCGAGCAGCCGGTGCGGCGTGCCCTCGTCCCGGCGTAACGTGCCGAGCGCGATGACCGGGATGCCGGCGTCCTGAGCGGTGTCGTCGATGCCGGCGGTGAGCACCGGATGCGGGCTCATCTCGATGAACGTCGTGTGGCCGGAGACGGCGAGGGCTCGTACGGCCGGGGCGAACGCCACCGGGTGGCGCAGGTTGCGGTACCAGTAGCCGCCGTCGAGGGCGGCGGTGTCGAGCCAGTCGCCGTCGACAGTGGAGTAGAACGGGATGTCGCCGGTCAGCGGGGCGAGGCCGGTGAGCGCGGTGTGCAGGTCGTCGCGGATCTCCTCGACCTGCACGTGGTGGGAGGCGTAGTCGACGTCGACACGTCGGGCCCGGATGCCGTCGGCGGTGCACCGGGCGAGCAGCTCGGTCAGGGCGTCGGGGGGACCGGCCACGACGGTGGCCGCCGGTCCGTTGACGGCGGCGACGGAGATCCGGCCGGACCAGGGCGCGATGAGGTCGGCGGTCTGCTCGGGCGAGCGGGTGACCGAGGCCATGCCGCCCCGGCCGGCGAGTCCGGCGAGGGTTCGGCTGCGCAGCGCGACGACCTTCGCGCCGTCTTCGAGCGACAGGCCTCCGGCCACCACCGCGGCGGCGATCTCGCCCTGGCTGTGGCCGAGGACCGCGTCGGGCTCCACGCCGTACGAGCGCCACACGGCGGCCAGCGACACCATCACCGAGAACAGCGCCGGCTGTACGACGTCGACCCGGTCCCACGGGTCACCGGCCCGGATCAGATCGGTCAGTGACCAGGTCACGAAGGGCTTCAGCGCCGCCTCGCACTCCGCCATCCGGTCGGCGAAGACCGACGAGGTGTCCAGCAGGTCCTTTGCCATTCCGGGCCACTGGGACCCCTGGCCCGGGAAGACGAACACCACGGAGCCGGTGTCGGCGACCGTGCCCCGGATGCCCGCCTCGGGGGAGCCGGCAGCGAGTTCGGTGAGTCCCTCGACGAGGGCGGGGCGCTCACCGACGAGCACGGCCCGATGGTCGAAGGTGGCCCGGGTGGTGACGAGGGACCGGGCGAGGTCGATCGGTTCCACGCCGTCCCGGAGCAGCGGCAGGATCTGCCGGGCCTGGTCGAACAACGCCTGGGCGGTGTGCGCGGACAGGGTCAGCGGAATTGGCCCGGCCGGCGGCGGGGTCCGTTCGGCAGTTTCGGTTGGTGGTGGTTCCTCAAGGATGACGTGGGCGTTCGTACCACTGATACCAAAAGACGACACCGCCGCACGACGCGGCCGATCCCCGGCCGGCCACGGCACCGACTCCGTCAACAACGACACCGCACCCGACGACCAATCAACCAACGGCGACGGCGCATCCACATGCACCGTACGCGGCAACACCCCATGCCCAAAAGCACCAATCAACTTAATAATCCCCGCCGCACCCGACGCCGCCTGAGTATGACCAATATTCGACTTCACCGACCCCAACCACAACGGCACACCACCCACCCGACCCTGCCCATACGTCGCCAACAACGCCTCCGCCTCAATCGGATCACCCAACCGAGTCCCCGTACCATGCCCCTCCACCACATCCACATCACCCACACCCAACCCCGCATCCCGCAACGCCGCCCGAATCACCCGCTGCTGCGCCAACCCATTAGGCGCCGTCAAACCATTCGACGCACCATCCTGATTAACCGCCGAACCCCGCACCACCGCCAACACCCGACGCCCCTGCGCCACCGCATCAGACAACCGCTGCACCACCAAAAACCCCACACCCTCCGACCAACCCGTCCCATCAGCACCCGCAGCAAACGACTTACACCGCCCATCCACCGCCAACCCCCGCTGCCGAGAAAACTCCACAAACGCCGTCGGCCGCGCCATCACCGTCACCCCACCAGCCAACGCCAACGAACACTCACCCCGCCGCAACGCCTGCACCGCCAAATGCAACGACACCAACGACGACGAACACGCCGTATCCACCGTCAACGCCGGCCCCTGCAAACCCAACAAAAACGACACCCGCCCCGAAATCACCGAAGCCAAATTCCCCACCATCTGATGACCATCAACCACCACACCACTCTCCAACAACGCCCACTCATAATCCCGATAAAACGCACCCGCAAAAACACCCGTCAACGAACCCCGCAAAGACAACGGATCCAAACCCGCCCGCTCAAACGCCTCCCACGCCACCTCCAACACCAAACGCTGCTGCGGATCCATCGCCAACGCCTCACGCGGCGACACCCCAAAAAACTCAGCATCAAAATCCGCCGCATCATACAAAAACCCACCCTCACGCACATACGACGTCCCCACCCGATCAGGATCCGAATCAAACAAACCCTCCAAATCCCAACCACGATCCACCGGAAAACCCGAAACCCCATCACCACCCCCCGCCACCAAATCCCACAAACCCTCCGGCGACACCACCCCACCCGGAAAACGACACGCCGCACCCACCACCGCCACCGGCTCACCAGCCGCCGCCAACAAATCACGATTCACCCGACGAAGACGCGACACCTCCTTCACCGACTCCCGCAAAGCACCCACCAACGCCCCACGAGACGAATCCATCGAAGACTCCCCACCAGAGACCATCAGGAATCAACAACCTCGGTCGCCAGCCGGATCAGCTCCGCGACGCCCAATTCATCGATCACCCCGTCGTCGTCGGCCGCCACGACGGGAGCGACGGGACCGACGGGAACGCCCGGATCGCCGGACTCCAGCAGGGCGAGCAGCCCGGCCAGTAGTCCGGCCTCGCGTAGCCGGTCGACCGGCAGCGCGGCGAACTCCCGGCGGAAGCGGTTCTCGTCGAAGTCGCCGGGACCGTCCGGGGCGGTTTCCACCACCAGTTCGTCGTGCAGCAGCCGCGCCAGGGCGGCCGGTGTGGGGTGGTCGAAGACCACCGTCGGGGCCAGGCGTACCCCGGTCGCCCGGATCAGTGCGTTTCGCAGTTCCAGCGCGGTGAGCGAGTCGGCGCCGAGGTCGGTGAAGCTGCGCTCCACCGGGATCCGGGCGGCGCCGGGGTAGTTGAGCACGGTGGCGGTCTCGGCACGGACCAGGTCAGTCAGGGCCCGGTGCCGCTTGGGCGGGCTCAGCGTGGCGAGGCGTCGCTTCAGGGCGTCCACGTCGGAAAGACGGTGCCGGGGCGTGCGACGGGCGCGGGCCAGGCCGCGCAGCAGGGCCGGCGCGTCCGGGTCGAGCGCCGCGGTGTCGAGCCGAAGGGGTACGACGTGGGCCGGCTCGCCGGCCAGGGCCGCCTCCAGCAGCCTCAACCCGTCGTCCGTGGCGAGCACGCCGACACCGCTGCGGGCGACCCGTGCGAGGTCGGCCGCGCCGAGCGTGGCGGCCATGCCGCTCCCGGCCCAGGCACCCCAGCCGAGCGAGAGTGCGGGGCGGCCGCGTACCCGCCGGTGCCGCGCGAGCGCGTCCAGGAACGCGTTCCCCGCCGCGTAGCCGGCCTGGCCGGCGGTGCCGAGGGTCCCGGCGACCGAGGAGAACACCACGAACGCGGCGAGGTCGGCGTCGCGGGTGAGGTCGTGCAGGTTCCACCCGGCGTCCACCTTGGGCCGCAACACCGTGTCGACGCGGGCACCGGTGAGCGCGCCGAGCACGCCGTCGTCCAGGACGCCGGCGGCGTGCACCACGGCGGTCAGCGGATGCCCGGTGGGGATCGTGGCGAGCAGCGTGGCGAGCGCGTCCCGGTCGGCGGCGTCGCAGGCGGCGATGGTGACCTGCGCACCGAGCCCGGTCAGCTCGGCGCGCAGGTCGTCGGCGCCGGGCGCGTCCGGGCCGCGCCGACTGAGCAGGAGCAGCCGCCGCACGCCGCGCGCGGTGACGAGGTGGTGGGCGACGAGCCGCCCGAGCGCGCCGGTCGCGCCGGTGACGAGCACCGTGCCGTGTTCCGGCCAGGGCGCCGGTTCGGCGGTGCCGGTGGCGGCCGGGACCAGCCGGGCGGCCAGCAGTGTCCCGTCGCGCAGGGCGAGCTGCGGTTCGTCGAGGCCGAGCACCCGGGGCAGCGCTCGGGCGGAGGCCGGGGCCGGGTCGAGGTCCACGAGTACGAACCGACCGGGGTTCTCGGTCGCGGCGGACAGCATCAGCCCACGGGCGGCGGCCACGGGCAGGTTCTCGCCGGTGGTGGCGCCGTAGGTGACGACGATCATCGGGGTGCTGCCGAACCGTTCGTCGGCGATCCACGCCTGCGCCTGAGCGAGCGCGTGGTGGCAGGTGGCGTGGACGGTGGCGGTGAGGTCGGCGCCCTCGTCGGGCCGTACCTCGCGCAGGACCAGCAGCACCGCGTCCGGTACGGGGTCGCCGGCCGCGGCCAGCGCGTCCAGGTCGGGGTAGCGGCTGGTCCGCTGCCCCGCGTCGGTCAGTGCCGAGGCGAGCCGCTGCCCGTCACCGAGCACCGCCCAGTGGGCGTCCGGGGCGGTGGGACCGGCCGGTACGGCCGCCCAGTCCACCTCGAACAGGGCGCCCGGCTGGTCGGCGGGGGCCTCCCGCAGTGTCAACGAGGCAACCGACGCCACCGGACGTCCGGCGGTGTCGGTGATGTCCAGTGAGACCGCGTCGGGGCCGACGGGTGCGATCCGGACCCGCACCGCCGCCGGGTCGGTGGAGAACCGGCGTACGCCCACCCACACGAACGGCAACCGGGTCGGCCCGGCCGTCGGCAGCGCGCCGAGCCCGATGGCGTGCAGCGTGGCGTCGAGCAGGGCGGGATGCAGCCCGAAGCGCTCCTTCCGCAGGCTCTCGTCGTCGGCGAGGCTGACCTCCGCGTACACCTCGCCGCCGCGCCGCCAGGCGGCTCGCAGGTTGCGGAACGCCGGCCCGTAGTGCAGCCGATGTCCGGCGAGTTCGTCGTACCGGCCGGTGAGGTCGATCGCCTCGGCGCCGGCTGGTGGCCACTCGTCGGAGCCGGTCGGGTCGTCCGCGTCGCTCGCGCTGGCCGCGCCGGCCGCGACGAGTTGCCAGTCCGGCGATCCGGCGGCGCGGGCGTGCACCGACACCGGCCGCTGGCCGGCGGTGTCGGCCTCGCCGACCGAGACCTGTACGTCGGTCGCGCCGGTCTGCGGCAGCACCAGCGACGACGTCATGGTCAGTTCGTCGAGGGTGTCGGCGCCGAGCCGGCCGGCGGCCTCCAGGGCGAGTTCGACGAGCGCGGCACCGGGGAACACCGGGCTCTCCCCCACCCGGTGATCGGCGAGCCACGGGTGGGTGTCCAGGGAGATCTGCCCGGTCAGCAGCACGGCGTCGGCGCCGGCCGGTCGTACGCCGGCCGCCAGCCACGGGTGGTCGACGGCGTCGAGGCCGAAGCCGGTGGCGTCGGCGTTGCGGCGCGCGGTGCCGCTGGGCCAGTAGCGTCGGCGGTGGAAGACGGCCGTGGGCAGGCTGACCCGGCGGGCGTCGGTCCCGGCGAACACCCGGGTCCAGTCGACGGTGGACCCGCGTGCGTGCAGGGCGGCCAGCGCGGCCACGAACGACCACTGCTCCGGGCGGTTCCCGCGCAGCGTCGCCACGAACGCGGGCGGCTCGAACGTGGGCGGCTCGACGTCGAGACCGGTGACGTACTCCTCCCCCATGGCGGTGAGGACGGCGTCGGGGCCGATCTCCAGGAAGGTCGCGGTCCCGGCGGTGTGCAGGTCCCCGAGGGTGTCCCCGAACCGCACCGCGTCGCGTACGTGCCGGACCCAGTATTCCGCCGTGTCGATCCGGTCGCCTGGGGTCACCGGCAGGGTGGGCGGATGGTACGTCAGGGTTTCGGCCACCGCGCGGAACTCGTCGAGCATGGGATCCATCCGCGGCGAGTGGAACGCGTGGCTGACCCGCAGCCGCCGCGTACGGTGTCCGCGCTCGGCAAGGACCGCTCCGACCTCGGCGACCGCGTCCTCGTCGCCGGAAAGGACCACCGCCCGGAACCCGTTGACCGCCGCGATCGCGACCCGGTCACCGCGTCCGGTCAGCAGGCCGGTCACCTCCTGCTCGGAGGCCCGGACGGACAGCATCGCGCCGCCCTCCGGCAGGGCCTGCATGAGGCGGGCGCGGGCGGTGACGAGCGCGGCGGCGTCCGGCAGGGAGAGCACCCCGGCCACGTGGGCGGCGACGAGCTGACCGATCGAGTGCCCGGCGACGCGGCGCGGCCGGATCCCGACGTGCCGCAGTAGCGCGACGAGGGCGACCTCGAACGCGAACAGGCTCGACTGGGTGAAGATCGTCCGATCCAGCAGCTCCTGCTCGCCGCCGGCCAGGACGTCGCGCAGCGGTCGGCCGAGCCGGTCGCCGAACGCGGCGCAGCTCTCGTCGAGCGCCTCGGCGAAGACCGGGAACCGCGCGGCCAGTTCGCGTCCCATTCCGGCGCGCTGCGCGCCCTGCCCGGTGAACAGGAAGGCGAGTTCGCCGCTGGTGGACGGGCCGCCGCGCAGGATGCGCGGGTTGGTGCCGCCGTCGGCGAACACCGCCAGGTCCCCGAGGAGGGTGGCCCGGTCGTCGCCGACGACGACGGCCCGGTGCGCCAGCAGCGCCCTGGTGGTGGCCAGCGACAGCATGACGTCGGCCGGGTGGTCGTGTGGGCGGGCGAGCAGGTGCGCGTGCAGGCGGGCGGCCTGTTCCCGCACCGCCGGCTCACTGGCGGCGGAGACCGGCCAGACCAGGGTTCCGGTTTCCGCGGTGCGCTCGCCGCGCGTTTCGGTTGGTGGTGGTTCCTCAAGGATGACGTGGGCGTTCGTACCACTGATACCAAAAGACGACACCGCCGCACGACGCGGCCGATCCCCGGCCGGCCACGGCACCGACTCCGTCAACAACGACACCGCACCCGACGACCAATCAACCAACGGCGACGGCGCATCCACATGCACCGTACGCGGCAACACCCCATGCCCAAAAGCACCAATCAACTTAATAATCCCCGCCGCACCCGACGCCGCCTGAGTATGACCAATATTCGACTTCACCGACCCCAACCACAACGGCACACCACCCACCCGACCCTGCCCATACGTCGCCAACAACGCCTCCGCCTCAATCGGATCACCCAACCGAGTCCCCGTACCATGCCCCTCCACCACATCCACATCACCCACACCCAACCCCGCATCCCGCAACGCCGCCCGAATCACCCGCTGCTGCGCCAACCCATTAGGCGC is a window of Micromonospora sp. NBC_01699 DNA encoding:
- a CDS encoding type I polyketide synthase, which produces MGALRESVKEVSRLRRVNRDLLAAAGEPVAVVGAACRFPGGVVSPEGLWDLVAGGGDGVSGFPVDRGWDLEGLFDSDPDRVGTSYVREGGFLYDAADFDAEFFGVSPREALAMDPQQRLVLEVAWEAFERAGLDPLSLRGSLTGVFAGAFYRDYEWALLESGVVVDGHQMVGNLASVISGRVSFLLGLQGPALTVDTACSSSLVSLHLAVQALRRGECSLALAGGVTVMARPTAFVEFSRQRGLAVDGRCKSFAAGADGTGWSEGVGFLVVQRLSDAVAQGRRVLAVVRGSAVNQDGASNGLTAPNGLAQQRVIRAALRDAGLGVGDVDVVEGHGTGTRLGDPIEAEALLATYGQGRVGGVPLWLGSVKSNIGHTQAASGAAGIIKLIGAFGHGVLPRTVHVDAPSPLVDWSSGAVSLLTESVPWPAGDRPRRAAVSSFGISGTNAHVILEEPPPTETRGERTAETGTLVWPVSAASEPAVREQAARLHAHLLARPHDHPADVMLSLATTRALLAHRAVVVGDDRATLLGDLAVFADGGTNPRILRGGPSTSGELAFLFTGQGAQRAGMGRELAARFPVFAEALDESCAAFGDRLGRPLRDVLAGGEQELLDRTIFTQSSLFAFEVALVALLRHVGIRPRRVAGHSIGQLVAAHVAGVLSLPDAAALVTARARLMQALPEGGAMLSVRASEQEVTGLLTGRGDRVAIAAVNGFRAVVLSGDEDAVAEVGAVLAERGHRTRRLRVSHAFHSPRMDPMLDEFRAVAETLTYHPPTLPVTPGDRIDTAEYWVRHVRDAVRFGDTLGDLHTAGTATFLEIGPDAVLTAMGEEYVTGLDVEPPTFEPPAFVATLRGNRPEQWSFVAALAALHARGSTVDWTRVFAGTDARRVSLPTAVFHRRRYWPSGTARRNADATGFGLDAVDHPWLAAGVRPAGADAVLLTGQISLDTHPWLADHRVGESPVFPGAALVELALEAAGRLGADTLDELTMTSSLVLPQTGATDVQVSVGEADTAGQRPVSVHARAAGSPDWQLVAAGAASASDADDPTGSDEWPPAGAEAIDLTGRYDELAGHRLHYGPAFRNLRAAWRRGGEVYAEVSLADDESLRKERFGLHPALLDATLHAIGLGALPTAGPTRLPFVWVGVRRFSTDPAAVRVRIAPVGPDAVSLDITDTAGRPVASVASLTLREAPADQPGALFEVDWAAVPAGPTAPDAHWAVLGDGQRLASALTDAGQRTSRYPDLDALAAAGDPVPDAVLLVLREVRPDEGADLTATVHATCHHALAQAQAWIADERFGSTPMIVVTYGATTGENLPVAAARGLMLSAATENPGRFVLVDLDPAPASARALPRVLGLDEPQLALRDGTLLAARLVPAATGTAEPAPWPEHGTVLVTGATGALGRLVAHHLVTARGVRRLLLLSRRGPDAPGADDLRAELTGLGAQVTIAACDAADRDALATLLATIPTGHPLTAVVHAAGVLDDGVLGALTGARVDTVLRPKVDAGWNLHDLTRDADLAAFVVFSSVAGTLGTAGQAGYAAGNAFLDALARHRRVRGRPALSLGWGAWAGSGMAATLGAADLARVARSGVGVLATDDGLRLLEAALAGEPAHVVPLRLDTAALDPDAPALLRGLARARRTPRHRLSDVDALKRRLATLSPPKRHRALTDLVRAETATVLNYPGAARIPVERSFTDLGADSLTALELRNALIRATGVRLAPTVVFDHPTPAALARLLHDELVVETAPDGPGDFDENRFRREFAALPVDRLREAGLLAGLLALLESGDPGVPVGPVAPVVAADDDGVIDELGVAELIRLATEVVDS